The DNA sequence AGCTGGTCGCGCGGCATGGACTCCAGCGCGGCGACGAGCTCATCGGGCAGAGGATCGAATACGGGATTGGGCATCGGGGGATAATAGCGAAGGCCGAATGGGGAATGGCGAATGTTTTATTTGGAATGGCGAATGGTGAATTTAGGATTGCGAATGGCGAATAGCTCAGGGCGAATCCCCGTGGCATGGAAAGTGGAATATCCTTCATTTCGGCATTCGCTATCCACAATTCGTCATTCGTTATTACTTATTCGCTATTATCTACCGAATTTCGCTTGACGAATGGCGGAAGATGTCGCTTTATCCTCTGCTTTTTCCCACAATTACTTTTAAGAATTCCTATGCCAGTTGATGTCAAAGTCCGTAAAGGCGAGCCCATGGAAAAGGCGCTCCGCCGCTTGAAGAAGAAGCTCGACCGCGAGGGTGTCATCCGTGACGTCCGCGCCAAGCGTTATTTTGAAAAGCCCTGTGAAGTGCGCCGCCGCAAGAAGAAGGTTGCTGCCTTCACTAACATGCTGCGCCAGCGTTACGAGAACCAGTAAGCGCATCAACGCAAAAGCTTTAGCCGGCGTGGACAGCAGTCCCGCCGGTTTTTTGTGTCTCCATTTGGCGACTTTGTAGGCGATTGACGCCGGACAAACTGAGTATTTGGCCCGATGGCGGGCCGTTACCGTTTGCCAAATGCTCGTAAAAAACCGCCCCGTGGGCGACAGCATGCTTGCGTTTATCTTATTAGCGCCTAAACACTTAACACCGAACTGCTCCGGCTGTCGGGCGACTACCACTCCGGCAAAATCCATCATATCATTAATAATCTGCTGTCATGAATTCATTCTACGGGATTACTCTGGGAGTCTTGGCTGGCTCGCTTTTCCTTTCCGGCTGTAAGGGCGTCAATAATTGGTTCGAACGCGAGCACGAGCTCATGCCGCTCAAGGAACAATACTTCAACGGCGAGCTCTCCTGGAACGAATATCGCGAGAAGAAGGAGCTGCTTCTTGAAGACTTGGAGCGCCGCGAGTACCACGAGAAGCTGAAAGATAAGCGCGAAGCTGAGCGCATGGCCAACGACACTCATACGGTCAACCACATGGTGGAAGAAAAGACCGAAAAGGAGGTCAATGACGCCGTTCTCGCTGAAGATAACGCGATCATTTACGAAAAGCCGGAGCCGGTTGTCTCGCCCGAGCCCGAGTCCCAGTCCGCTGATGCAATCGACATGGGTCTGCTGTCACGCAGTATTAAGACCAAAGATACACCCAAAACTGGTCGCGACACAGGCATTGTGCTGACTTCCGAGCCGACGGTCGCGCCCGGTGAAGAGCTGATTACGGACAGCAAGGACGTCAAGTGGACCAAGGGTAAGGACGGCGTTGTCACTTACGAAGATCCCAAGGGCGCTGAGATGGTTGAGCAGATCATCCAGCGGGCCGAGTCACCGCAGCCCCCGGCTCAAGTGCAGACCACTCCCGTCGATCAGGCTCTACAGGAAAAGGCCAAGCAGGCTCCGAACCCTGAAGAGACCGCCAAGCAGGTGCAGGAGAAGGTCGAAGAAGCTAAAGAAGACCCAGCCAAGGCTGAAGAAGAGGAGCCGGTCATTATGGACTTTGGCACTATCGAGTAGACGGTATAGACAGCTAGGCTTTCGATGTGGCGCTCCATGGGGCGCCGCATTTATTGTACAGATACATTAGGTAGCCCTAAAATATAAGGGATGCTTGGCGTTGTTCTTACTTAATTATTTAGTATGATTTACAACATGAAAAAACTGCTGCCTTTTCTGTGTTTCTGCATTTTCTCGCTTCCTTCACACGCCTTGCTGCTCTTTACGCTGCAAGAAAACGGCCCCGACGTTGAGTTGACGGTTTCAGGTTCGTTGACGAGCTTGTCTGGATTGAGTTCGGCGGGTGTCTCGGCTCCTATCGTGGGTTTGGTTAATCCAAACACCGTGATTATTCAGACTGGGACGAACCTAACTGGTGAATTGTTTTTACCAACTGTGGGTAGTATTACTGGCGATTTGAACTTCGGTGCCGGGACATTGCTTAATGCCAATTTGAATGATGGAGGCTCGGCAATCGTGGGACTTGATCTAACGTTGGGGTTGGGTGCTGGTGCCTTGATTTTACCTAGCGGATATTCGGCAGGCACGCCAGTTACCGGTGGTGGCACTTTCACTGGGCAATCACTGGCGAGCATGGGAGTGACTCCAGGAGTGTATTCGTGGACTTGGACTGGCGCAGGTGACTCTGTCCAGCTAAATGCGGTTTCAGCAATTCCTGAGCCGGGGACTTATATTGCAGCGCTCGGGATGTTGGGACTGGTCGGCTTTGTTTGGATGCGCCGTAAACGTATGGCATCGACCATGTCTGAAGTCTGAGCTTATTAGATGTCGAAGCGCCAGTAGTGATCGCTGCTGGCGCTTTTTTGTGTTCACCTAGTGGATGTCGCTCTTGCTTAGGCCGAGCAGGTATTCGCGGTTGCCGTCGCCGCCAGCGACAGGGCATTCAATCTGGCCAATGATTTTGCAGCCGGGCAGGGCGGTGGCTTCGGCAATGACGCCGGCCAGCGTTTCGGCGCGAAGGGCGTCGTCGCGCAAGATACCCTTGGTTTTGGAAATTACTTCCTTGGGGGCCTCGAATTGCGGCTTAACCAGTAGGATGGCCGTACCTCCCGGGGCGACGCGGTTCCAGATTGGCTCGATGACCTTCTTTAAGGAGATGAAGGACAGGTCCGCCACGACGATGGGGTAAACCTCGTGGGGCAGTTCGGCCTCATCGAGGTCCTTGGCGTTGAGCCCTTCTATATTAGTAACGCGTTCATCGTCGAGCAGGCGAGGGTGGAGCTGGCCATGCCCGACGTCGATTCCGGTTACGTGTGCCGCGCCGCGTTGGAGCAGGCAGTCGGTGAAGCCGCCCGTGGAAGCACCGACATCGAGCGCAGCCAGGCCGCTGAAGTCCAACGGATGCGCGTCGAACCACGACTCCAGCTTCTCGCCGCCCTGGGACACGAAGCGGGGCGGGGCGGTGATGGTCAGCGGCTCGTCGGCGGGAATCTTGGTACTCGGTTTGGCGATGGTGGACCCGTCGGCCCGAAATGCCTGACCGGATTTGATAATTCGCTGAGCGATTGCCCGGGATTCGACCACCCCTTGGGCCACGAGAAGCTCGTCGGCACGTTTGGGGGGCGTGTGGGGGGCGAAGTGGGACGTCATTTTGGGTGAATATCGGTTTTCGGGGAGTTATTCACCAAAATTACCAAGTTATTCACAAAAATCAGCCTCCAAATTTGCCAAAATCGTTACGTATGACGTGTTTACGGAAGAAAAAAGGTTGACGGGGGAGCAAAGTGGGGCATTGTGGGATGTAGTGGGACTACTGAGACGCGCGCACTTATCTCCATGATCGACTTCAACCAGGGCTTTTACGCAGGGGAGTTCAGACACAATCTGGACGCCAAGCGGAGGCTCACGGTCCCGTCCAAGTGGCGTAGTGAAGGTGACGATTCTCAGACCTACCTCGCGTTCCCCGATCCAGCGGGTTGCGTGACGGTCTATCCGCCCGAGATGGTAGCCGAGCTGAAGGAGAAGATTTCCAAGGTCAGCATTGGCGACAAGAAGGGCCGCCGGGCCATCACCAAGCTTCTGGCATCGGCTGACAGTTTTTCCTTCGACAAGAACGGGCGGATCACGGTCAACGACCGTTTGTTCCAGCACGCTGGCATTACCAAAGAGGTTGTGTTGGCGGGCACCGTTAACTTCTTCCAGCTCTGGAATCCGGAGCGCTACGAAGCCTACGTCGCCGACGACGAAGAAGACGAAGACGGCGATCTGAGCGACATCCTCGCCGATCTGGGCTTCTAATCCAAAGACACATGAAAATTTCCAACCGAACACCTCACCATGAAAATCAGCAAACAACTCTACAACGCCGGCATCTTGGGCCGCCAACGTTCAGGACCGACCGACTGGGAATTTGACCAGCCACGCCGTCCGCTTGGCCGCCAGGACCTGCCCTTTCTCGAGGGGGCAACCCGCGAAGAGCCTTCCATGAAGGTTTCCGCCCGCGGCTGGAGGGTCCTGTCCCATGTGCTTCACCTTCGCTAATGGCTCAACCGCTTTGACTCGGACTATGGGACACCTGCCAGTGCTGCTCAACGAGGTGCTCGAATGCTTCTCGCCCATTCAGCAAGGCCGGTATCTCGATGGCACCTTCGGCGGAGGCGGCCACACGACTGCCATCCTCGAAGCCAGCGAACAAGCACACGTCACCGGACTCGATTGCGACCCTGCCGCTGCTGAGCGGGCCGCCGCCCTGAGGGAGCGTTATCCCGACCGACTTTCGTTCTTTGATCTTAATTTCCGTAAACTGGACAAACTGACGCAAACTGGGTTCGCCGGGGTCTTGTTGGACCTCGGCGTTTCCTCCTTTCAGTTGGACCAGGCCGAGCGGGGCTTCTCCTTTCGGGAGGACGCGCCTGCGGACATGCGCTTGAACCCGCGTCAGGGCGTGTCCGCAGCCGAGTTTCTTGAAACCGCCAGCCGCGAAGACGTCATCCATGCCATCCGTAACCACGGTGAGGAAAAACAGTGGCGCCGGGTGGTCGACGCGATCTTCAACGCCCGCGGAACCGGCGTCCTGCAATCTACCGCGAAGCTGGCCGATTTGATCGCCGCTAACGTTTCCCAACGCCGCGGTGAGCGCATCCATCCCGCGACCAAGTCGTTTCAAGGCATCCGCATTGCCGTCAACGACGAGTTGGGCGCGATCGAGGAGGGCCTGCCCAAGGCGTTTGACGCCCTGGCCCCCGGAGGCGTGCTGGCCGTTATCAGTTTCCACTCCCTGGAAGACCGTCTGGTGAAGCGATTCTTCAATCGCGTGACCGGGCGACCCGAGCATGGACGCGACTACCGCGCGCAAGATGAGCGCGTGCAACTCGCCGAAAGGCTTACCCGCAAACCGATTACCGCCGCCGAGGCGGAGATCGCCGCCAATCCGCGCAGCCGTTCGGCCAAACTACGGGCCGTCCGCAAGCTGACTTCACCTCAAGACTGAGGGTTATGAAGACCGCCATCCAATCAGACCACATCTGGGATATGCTCAAGCGCCGCTCTACGACACAGATGACCGTTCGCCGTTGCAAGCGTGCGATATTCCGTCGCCTGCGTGGCGCTTTGCCCGGCCTGAGCCGGGACCACCGTTAACCTCAACTTTTCTGCCATGACTCATTATACGCAAAACATCAACATCTGCCGATTCTCGGCCTTCGCGATGGGCGCACTTACGTTGCTCGTTGTCGCCGGGGGTGCCTTTGGCGTGGTCTACTTGCGCAAGAGCGTGGCGACAACCGCCAAGGAAACGCAGGCCATCCAAGTGCAGATTACCCAGGCCGAGCGCCAGGCTGCCGCGCTGGATGCCCGCATTGCCAAGGCGCACAGTCCGCAGTATTTGACGTCCCGCGCTCCGGCCGGTCTGCGCCCGACCCAGGGTGACCAGATCGTTTGGATGCCGCGTGCCACGCCGCTGCGCCCCACGGATTACGTCGACCCGGCATTGCCGGTCCAGGCACCCGCTGCTCCAGCGGCACCGATCAACCAACCCGCCACTGCTGTGGCTGTGGCCCCCGCCGCCGAGCCGGAGTCACCACTATCCATTTCTTTCGCCTTACCATAAACCACTGCCAAGGGAGGCTGCAGGCCTCGTAACCAATGAACCGCGCATACGTCTCAGGAATTAGATTCGCTTTTTTAACCGTCGTCATTTTCACGTGCTTCGTCGTCCTGCTTGGGCGATTGATCCACCTGCATCTCGTCGAGGGCGAGAAGCTTGCGCGCATTGTTGAGCAGAACCGGGAACGCTTCCTGGATATCAAGGCCCGTCGGGGCAACATCGTGGACCGCCGGGGCAACCTGATGGCCACCACACAGGCCGTTTACGAAATCGGCGTGGACCCGCAGTCCGTCAATCCGGAAGACATGGTCCGCGCGCCGGAACTGGCCGCCGTTCTTGGCCTCGACCCCGAGCTGGTTTGGGAGAAATTCGAGCAAAAGCTGCGCACCGTCGATACGCCCAGTGGACCGGAAATTCGCAACGTGCGCTGGGTTGAACTCGCGGACGCCGTGGACGAAAAAACCTACGACGAAGTCATGGCCCTCGGCATTCGCGCCGTCTATGGGAATCGCAAGTATGAGCGCGTGTATCCCAGTGAGGGACTCGCCGCTCACGTGTTGGGCTTTGTCAATAAAGAGGAAACGCCGGTATCGGGCGTCGAGCGCTTTTGCGATTTTTATCTGGCCGGACAGGACGGCTGGCGCAAGTCCGAGAAGGATGGTCGTCGCCGCGAGTTGGTGCAGTTCAGCTCGCGCGAAGTCGATCCTCGCGATGGCTTGAATGTCGAACTGACTATCGACCTGAATATCCAGCACAAGGTGGAGCAGGAAATCGCGAAGCTCGTCGACGAATACCAGCCCAAGGGTGTCGCCGTAATCGTGAGCGAGGTTGCCACAGGCCAAATCCTCGCGCTCGCCAATTACCCGACCTTCGACCCGAACGAGTTCTGGCGCTTCCCGATCGAGAACCACCGCAATCGCGCGGTGACGGATATTTACGAGCCGGGTTCGACGTTTAAGATCGTGCCCGCCGCTGGTGCGTTGAACGAAGACTTGGTCACCGCAGACCAGCTCTTTGACTGTGGGCAAGCGACCGTTAATTACAAGGGCCGCACCCTGCGTCTGCCCTCGGATCACCACCCGCTGGAGGAGCTTAGCGTCACTGAGATTGTGATCAAATCCAGCAACCGTGGGGCAGCTTTGCTTGGCCTGGAGCTAGAGGAAGAACGTCTTTACGAATACTCGAAGCGCTTTGGCTTCGGCGAGCCGACGGGCTTCCCGCTGGACTTGGAAGAGAATGGCATTCTCCACCCGGTCAATCGCTGGGATGGCTTGACGATTACTCGCTTGCCGATGGGGCACGCCATCAGTGCCACGCCGATGCAGGTACACTTCGCGATGAGCGCGATTGCCAATGGCGGCGTGCTGATGAAGCCGCAGATCGTGCGCCAGGTTTTTGATAACAACGGCGAAGTCGTCGTGCAGTATTCGCCCGACGCCAAGTCGCGCGTCGTTTCTTCCTACACCGCAACGCAGATCACGCAGATGCTTGCTGGCGTTGTCGGGGAAAACGGCACGGCGCGCCGCGCGTCGATTGAAAATTACGGCGTGGCTGGCAAGACCGGCACCACACAAAAGATCGTCGATGGTCGCTATTCGCGGCAACATCATGTAGGTTCTTTTGTGGGCTTTTTTCCGCAGTCAAATCCGCGACTCGTCATCACCGTGGTGGTGGATGAGCCGGAGCTGAAAGGCGTGGGCTATGGCGGCGTCGTGGCGGCGCCTGTCTTTAAAAACATCGCCGAGCACTGCATTCAATACCTGGGAATTCCGCCTGAACCGGAAAACCAAATGATGGCCTTTACGGAGGGCGCACGATGATCGGATTTGCTTCTTTAGAAAACACACTCAGCTGGGGCATGGCCATGCGCAGCAACTCTTCGCAGGGCGGTGCCTTGGCGGCCAAGCGCACCATGCGCGCGCTGACCCACGGCGTGGACTGCATTAAGTCCACCGGCGATAGCGATGTGCCCGTGACTTGCCTTATCACCGACAGTCGTCGCGTGGCTCCGGGCGCTTTGTTCTTCGCCATCGAAGGCGCGAACACCAGTGGTTCTTTCTACGTGGAAGAAGCCATCGACCGGGGTGCCGTCGGCATTGTCGGCGAGCGCGAACCTGGCCCCCGCATGAGCGTGCCTTACTATCAGGTGAAGGACGCCCGTGTGGCGCTGGCCGAGATTGCCGGCCGTTTCTTTGATCACCCGGACCGCGCGATGGACCTGGTGGGCATCACAGGCACCAACGGCAAGACCACGGTATCGATGTTGACGCAGCACCTGCTCGCGGAAAAACCGAGCAGCGTTGGCTTGCTGGGCACGGTTCGCTACGACCTCGGTCGCCGCACGTTGCCCAGCTATAAGACGACGCCCGAAAGCGTGGACATTTACTCGATGCTCGACCAAATGCGCATCGAAGGTTGCGAGTCCGCCGTGCTCGAAGTCAGCTCCCACGCGATCGATCAGCACCGTGTGCGCGGCATGCGTTTCCCGGTCGCCGCGTTCCTGAATCTGACTCAGGACCACATCGACTACCACATGTCGATGGACGAATATTTCCAAGTCAAACGCCGCCTCTTTACCGGCGAAACCGGCAACCAGCCGGAAGTCTGCGTCATCAACATCGACGACCCTTATGGTCTCCGGCTCGCGAAAGAGCTGGAGGCCAAGGGACGCGTCATCACCTTTGGCACGCACGAGGCGGCGGAGATTCGCGCTGAGCAGATTCAGCTCTCGCCCAACGGCAGTGTTTTCAAGCTGACCTGGCAGGGTGGCGAGGCAGAGGTCGCGACCGAACTGGCCGGTAAATACAATGTGAGCAACCTCTTGGCCGCATTGGCGATTTGCGCTGGCATGGGCAAAGACTTGCAGCAGGTGCTGCCGCGCGTGGCGAGTTTCCCTGGCGTGCCGGGTCGCATGGAGCGCATCGATGTGGGCCAGACTTATCCGGTGCTGGTGGACTACGCGCACACCGACGACGCCCTGCGCAACGCGCTGAGCATGCTGCGCGAAATCACCCCTGGACGCGTGCTGGTGGTGTTCGGCTGCGGTGGTAATCGCGACCGCGACAAGCGCCCGAAGATGACCGCTGCCGTGCAAGAGCTGGCCGACCACGCTTGGGCTACTGCGGACAATCCGCGCCGTGAGAAAATTTCCTCGATCTTCGACGATATGCACCAAGGCGTGACGAAGCCCGATGCCATTGAATTCATCGACGACCGCCGCCGCGCGATCAGCCTCGCGCTCGATGCCGCGGCCGCTGGCGACTGCGTGCTCATTGCCGGCAAAGGCCACGAAACTTATCAAGAATTTGCTGACACCGTTGCCCCGTTTGACGACCGACAAGTCGCGCGGGAATTACTCAACCTCAAAAAACTGCGACCTCACTGATGCCACGCTTTAGCCCACAGCTGCTTGCCGATTGGACCGCCGGAAAGTGGTTGGGCACCACGCCAGACAAGCAGATCACTGGCTTCTGCCAGGACACCCGGAAGCTGAAACCGGGTGATTGCTTTGTCGCGCTCGAAACGGAGCAGCGGGACGGTCATGCCTTCCTCGCTTCGGCGCGCGATGCCGGGGCAACCGCCGCGCTCGTGAGCAAACCGCGTGACGATATTAACCTGCCGCAGTTGTATGTGGGCGACTCGCTGGGCGCGTTTCAGACGATCGCTTGCCAGCACCGTCATGCATTTCCAGGGCAGGTTGTAGGCGTGACGGGGAGCTGTGGCAAAACGTCGACCAAGGATCTCATTGCACGTCTGCTTGGCGATGAGTGCCTGAAGACAGAAAAGAATTTAAACAACACCATCGGCGTGCCGTTGACCTTGACCCAGCTCGATGCGGAGAAGCATCGCTACGCGGTAGTCGAGGCGGGCATTAATCAGCCTGGTGAGATGTCGACCCTGGCCGCGATGATTTCGCCGGACGTGTCGGTGGTCACCATGATTGGGCCGGCTCACTTGGAAAAGCTGGGCAGCCAGGAAAATATCGCCCGCGAGAAGGCTGAGCTGGTCCGCCTGTCTGCGCCCGGTTCTTCGCTGCTTTGCTCGGCAGGGTGTTTGCAGTATCCGGCGTTTCATCAGTTTGGCGGAGAAATTTTCAGCGTGTGCCAGGCTTGCGGAGAAGATTCCACACTCGACTACACGGAATACCACAGCTGTTTCCGCTTCTTCCGCGAAGGGCAGGGGACACGGGTTCAGGTGAAGAGCGCTTTGTTCGCAGGGCAGTTCACCATCGACTCGCACCTGACTAAGGGCATGGTGTCCAACGCCGTGCTCGCCGTGCTGACCGCCATACTTTGCGGTGCAAAGTGGGAGACGGTGAAGCAGCGCTTACAAGGCTGGAAGCCCGGTGCCGACCGTGGCTCGATTTACCTGCGCGGCGATGACCTGTTTTACGTGGATTGCTACAACGCCAACCCCGCTTCGATGACCGATGCACTGGAGACATTTGCCACGCTGGCACCTCCAGATGCGCCCCGGCTGTATGTGCTCGGCGGGATGAAGGAGCTCGGCGAGCATGCAGAAGCTTTGCATCGCAAAGTGGGTGCGGATGTTCCGCTGCGCGCACAGGATCGCGCGGTGTTAATCGGCGCGGAGGCCGAGGCCTACGCCGAAGGTTTGCGTGAGGCCGGTGCCTCGGCCAGCCAAGTCACGGTGTTTGATAGCTCCGATGTCGCTCAGGATGCGATGGGTGATTTCCACGGATCGATTTTTGTAAAAGGCAGCCGCGCCTATGCGCTGGAATCGTTGCTGCCGGAGGGTTTGATGACGCGTAAGGAGACGGCTGCATGTTAACGTATTTGGCAGGATTGGAGGAAGTTTGGGGACCGTTCCGATTGTTCGGTTCGATCACTTTTCGCATGATGATGGCGGCGGCCACGGCATTGGCCGTGGGCTTTATTATCGCGCCCCGGATCTTTGATCGCCTGCGCCGCCTAAAGGCCGAGCAAATTTTGCGCAACTCCAGCGAAGTCGGCAAATTGGCCGATCTACACGCCAGCAAAAAGAGCACGCCAACGATGGGCGGGCTCATGATTTTTGCCGCCGTAACCGGGAGTTCCATTCTTTGGGCCAAGCCGAATGTTTACGTGATCACGGCGCTGGTCGTCTACGCGGGGTTGACCGCGATTGGCTTCTTTGACGACTACCTGAAAGTAACGAAGAAAAGCAGCGCCGGTTTATCGAGCCGTTGGAAGCTGGCGGGGCAGGCTTTGTTGACCTTTCTCGCGCTTGGCCTACTGCTCGGAAACTCCGAGACGCGCGGCGTGATGAGCGAGCTTTGGCTGCCGTTTTATAAATACGCGGTGCTGGCACCCATGCCGATTTGGTTCGCCTTTGTCTTTTTCTTTTTCGTGCTGGCGGGTTCGAGCAATGCGATCAACCTGACTGACGGCATCGACGGCTTGGCCATCGGTTGCACGGTGACGGTGGCTCTGGTTTACGCGATCTTTGCCTACGCTTCGGGTAACACGATTATCGCCGATTACTTCCTGATCAGCTACATCCCGGGGACGGGGGAACTGGCCGTGGTTTGCACTGCGCTGGTGGGTGGTAGCCTGGCGTTTCTCTGGCACAACAGTCACCCGGCTACGGTCTTCATGGGAGACACCGGTTCGCTGGCGCTCGGCGGCCTGATCGGAGCCATTGCCTTCATGGTCCATCAACCGGTTACGCTGGTTATCGTGGGCGGTATTTTTGTGATGGAAGCCGTGTCGGTTATCTTGCAAGTCGGTTCGTTTAAGCTGACGGGCAAGCGCATCTTTCGTATGGCACCGATCCACCACCACTTCGAGCTCGCCGGTTGGCATGAGTCGAAGGTCGTTATTCGCTTTTGGATTTTGTCGTTCATCTTC is a window from the Cerasicoccus sp. TK19100 genome containing:
- the rpsU gene encoding 30S ribosomal protein S21, producing MPVDVKVRKGEPMEKALRRLKKKLDREGVIRDVRAKRYFEKPCEVRRRKKKVAAFTNMLRQRYENQ
- a CDS encoding PEP-CTERM sorting domain-containing protein; this encodes MKKLLPFLCFCIFSLPSHALLLFTLQENGPDVELTVSGSLTSLSGLSSAGVSAPIVGLVNPNTVIIQTGTNLTGELFLPTVGSITGDLNFGAGTLLNANLNDGGSAIVGLDLTLGLGAGALILPSGYSAGTPVTGGGTFTGQSLASMGVTPGVYSWTWTGAGDSVQLNAVSAIPEPGTYIAALGMLGLVGFVWMRRKRMASTMSEV
- a CDS encoding TlyA family RNA methyltransferase, which produces MTSHFAPHTPPKRADELLVAQGVVESRAIAQRIIKSGQAFRADGSTIAKPSTKIPADEPLTITAPPRFVSQGGEKLESWFDAHPLDFSGLAALDVGASTGGFTDCLLQRGAAHVTGIDVGHGQLHPRLLDDERVTNIEGLNAKDLDEAELPHEVYPIVVADLSFISLKKVIEPIWNRVAPGGTAILLVKPQFEAPKEVISKTKGILRDDALRAETLAGVIAEATALPGCKIIGQIECPVAGGDGNREYLLGLSKSDIH
- a CDS encoding division/cell wall cluster transcriptional repressor MraZ, which translates into the protein MIDFNQGFYAGEFRHNLDAKRRLTVPSKWRSEGDDSQTYLAFPDPAGCVTVYPPEMVAELKEKISKVSIGDKKGRRAITKLLASADSFSFDKNGRITVNDRLFQHAGITKEVVLAGTVNFFQLWNPERYEAYVADDEEDEDGDLSDILADLGF
- the rsmH gene encoding 16S rRNA (cytosine(1402)-N(4))-methyltransferase RsmH, giving the protein MGHLPVLLNEVLECFSPIQQGRYLDGTFGGGGHTTAILEASEQAHVTGLDCDPAAAERAAALRERYPDRLSFFDLNFRKLDKLTQTGFAGVLLDLGVSSFQLDQAERGFSFREDAPADMRLNPRQGVSAAEFLETASREDVIHAIRNHGEEKQWRRVVDAIFNARGTGVLQSTAKLADLIAANVSQRRGERIHPATKSFQGIRIAVNDELGAIEEGLPKAFDALAPGGVLAVISFHSLEDRLVKRFFNRVTGRPEHGRDYRAQDERVQLAERLTRKPITAAEAEIAANPRSRSAKLRAVRKLTSPQD
- a CDS encoding peptidoglycan D,D-transpeptidase FtsI family protein, giving the protein MNRAYVSGIRFAFLTVVIFTCFVVLLGRLIHLHLVEGEKLARIVEQNRERFLDIKARRGNIVDRRGNLMATTQAVYEIGVDPQSVNPEDMVRAPELAAVLGLDPELVWEKFEQKLRTVDTPSGPEIRNVRWVELADAVDEKTYDEVMALGIRAVYGNRKYERVYPSEGLAAHVLGFVNKEETPVSGVERFCDFYLAGQDGWRKSEKDGRRRELVQFSSREVDPRDGLNVELTIDLNIQHKVEQEIAKLVDEYQPKGVAVIVSEVATGQILALANYPTFDPNEFWRFPIENHRNRAVTDIYEPGSTFKIVPAAGALNEDLVTADQLFDCGQATVNYKGRTLRLPSDHHPLEELSVTEIVIKSSNRGAALLGLELEEERLYEYSKRFGFGEPTGFPLDLEENGILHPVNRWDGLTITRLPMGHAISATPMQVHFAMSAIANGGVLMKPQIVRQVFDNNGEVVVQYSPDAKSRVVSSYTATQITQMLAGVVGENGTARRASIENYGVAGKTGTTQKIVDGRYSRQHHVGSFVGFFPQSNPRLVITVVVDEPELKGVGYGGVVAAPVFKNIAEHCIQYLGIPPEPENQMMAFTEGAR
- a CDS encoding UDP-N-acetylmuramoyl-L-alanyl-D-glutamate--2,6-diaminopimelate ligase; the protein is MIGFASLENTLSWGMAMRSNSSQGGALAAKRTMRALTHGVDCIKSTGDSDVPVTCLITDSRRVAPGALFFAIEGANTSGSFYVEEAIDRGAVGIVGEREPGPRMSVPYYQVKDARVALAEIAGRFFDHPDRAMDLVGITGTNGKTTVSMLTQHLLAEKPSSVGLLGTVRYDLGRRTLPSYKTTPESVDIYSMLDQMRIEGCESAVLEVSSHAIDQHRVRGMRFPVAAFLNLTQDHIDYHMSMDEYFQVKRRLFTGETGNQPEVCVINIDDPYGLRLAKELEAKGRVITFGTHEAAEIRAEQIQLSPNGSVFKLTWQGGEAEVATELAGKYNVSNLLAALAICAGMGKDLQQVLPRVASFPGVPGRMERIDVGQTYPVLVDYAHTDDALRNALSMLREITPGRVLVVFGCGGNRDRDKRPKMTAAVQELADHAWATADNPRREKISSIFDDMHQGVTKPDAIEFIDDRRRAISLALDAAAAGDCVLIAGKGHETYQEFADTVAPFDDRQVARELLNLKKLRPH
- a CDS encoding UDP-N-acetylmuramoyl-tripeptide--D-alanyl-D-alanine ligase; the protein is MPRFSPQLLADWTAGKWLGTTPDKQITGFCQDTRKLKPGDCFVALETEQRDGHAFLASARDAGATAALVSKPRDDINLPQLYVGDSLGAFQTIACQHRHAFPGQVVGVTGSCGKTSTKDLIARLLGDECLKTEKNLNNTIGVPLTLTQLDAEKHRYAVVEAGINQPGEMSTLAAMISPDVSVVTMIGPAHLEKLGSQENIAREKAELVRLSAPGSSLLCSAGCLQYPAFHQFGGEIFSVCQACGEDSTLDYTEYHSCFRFFREGQGTRVQVKSALFAGQFTIDSHLTKGMVSNAVLAVLTAILCGAKWETVKQRLQGWKPGADRGSIYLRGDDLFYVDCYNANPASMTDALETFATLAPPDAPRLYVLGGMKELGEHAEALHRKVGADVPLRAQDRAVLIGAEAEAYAEGLREAGASASQVTVFDSSDVAQDAMGDFHGSIFVKGSRAYALESLLPEGLMTRKETAAC
- the mraY gene encoding phospho-N-acetylmuramoyl-pentapeptide-transferase; the encoded protein is MLTYLAGLEEVWGPFRLFGSITFRMMMAAATALAVGFIIAPRIFDRLRRLKAEQILRNSSEVGKLADLHASKKSTPTMGGLMIFAAVTGSSILWAKPNVYVITALVVYAGLTAIGFFDDYLKVTKKSSAGLSSRWKLAGQALLTFLALGLLLGNSETRGVMSELWLPFYKYAVLAPMPIWFAFVFFFFVLAGSSNAINLTDGIDGLAIGCTVTVALVYAIFAYASGNTIIADYFLISYIPGTGELAVVCTALVGGSLAFLWHNSHPATVFMGDTGSLALGGLIGAIAFMVHQPVTLVIVGGIFVMEAVSVILQVGSFKLTGKRIFRMAPIHHHFELAGWHESKVVIRFWILSFIFAFIGLASLKLR